DNA sequence from the Paenibacillus physcomitrellae genome:
GGGACCCGTTTGTAATTAAGCTTCAGCCGCCGATAGACTTCAAAATGCTGGGTTTCCGTAATCTGATAATCGCCCCTGGTATAGGTTCTGACCCGGGTAGCATGGCCCTGCACTTCCACGTTGTTATGAAGCTCATACAGCCAGAAGGGAACGTAAATGCCGGTTATGCTTTTGACCCGGTCGGCTGTCATGAATCCGTTTGGCGTCAGCAGCCCGTTCTTGCACCATTTCTTGAAGGCCTTCATAGCCTCTTCTTTGCTGATGGAAAAAGGAATGACCAGCGCCGGGGCCAAATCCCCGGTCAAACGGTCGCCCAGCACAACCGCCGAGCCACAGAAGCTGCAGGTTGTCGCGCTGGTGTCCGCATCGGTGATGATTACCGCCCCGCAGCTGGTGCAGTGGTATTCCTGAGCCTGGTCTTCTTCCGTAAATACGGTCTGCGTCAAAGGGTCCTGAAGTTGTTCGATATTATCTTGCCTGCCGCAGCTGGGACAGGAAAGCTTTCCGGTCGCGCTGTCGAACACCATTCCGCTCCCGCAGTTCGGACATTTGTATTCAATTACCGGCACAATCTCACCTCTTTGGAACCAAAGAAGGATTATTCCTTTCGGTTCAGTTTCTCCTTGATAGCAGCCAGCTCTTCTTCCGGACTTGCCACAGGGGTCTCCCAATTGGAGGAAGACGGTTTATCATCGTCTGAACTCCCGGGCGAACGGCTGTCTTGAACGCCCTCCGCTTGCTCCAGCTTGGCAATCAGCGTGTCCAGATCGTCCTCCTCGGCGCCGCCCCTCAGCTCTGCCAGGGCAAGAGCTGCGTTCAAGGCCAGATCGGCCTTCTCTTCCAGCGCTTTGAAGGCCGAATTTGCTCCGCCGGATTCGTTCAAGCGCTGCTGGAACTTGGCCTCCGCCAGCTTGCCCTTCAGCTCGGCCTGGCGCTTCTCCAGCCGATTCAGATCGGCCAGCAGCTTCTCCTTCATCCGCTTCATGCCTTCTGCTTGGGCTGCCGCCTGGTTATAAGCCGCGCGAAGCCCGATCAGCTTCTCTTCCCTATCCGCCTTGCGCTTCAGAAAGTCCAGCGCATCTTCCTCCCGGCCTGCTTCCATCGACTTCTCGGCGTAACGCTGCAGCTTGCGGATCTCCGCTTGAGCTTCATCCAGGGCCTGGCGGGCTCTCCGTTCATCCGCCTGTACGGCAGCGGTTTCGGCCTCCAGCTGTCCCAAATCGCTGCTCAAGCTGCGCATGTAAGCGTCAGCTTCCTGCTCCGGGTCCGCTGCTTTGTCCAATAAAGCGTTCACATTCATCTTCATCACTTGGCGAAATCTCGACAGGATCCCCATTCGGCGCTTCCTCCTCGATCAATTGCATGTATTCTTATAATACATGAAAAAGGCGGCTAAGGTTTCATTTTGACCAAAAAGCCATCATCCTTTTACGAATGATGGCTTAGATTCTGCCCAGCAAAAATGCCTATCTAGGAGTCAAAATTCCTCATATTCCGCAGGGTCCTGTCCCCACAGCCGGCCGTCTTCCCGGTTAAAGCTTGAAATAACGTCCATTTCCGCTTTGGACAGCTCGAAGTCAAAAATGCTCAGATTCTCGACCTGATGCTCAAGCGAGCCCGCTTTCGGGATCGGAACCGCTCCCAGCTGGATATGCCAGCGCAGGATGACCTGCGTATTCGTTTTGCCGTGGGCAGCAGCGATCGCGCCAATCCTCTCATCCTGCAAAATGCTGTGGCCCCGGCCCAGCGGACTCCAAGACTCCGTTACGATGCCGTGCTCGGCATCTTTCTGCCGCTGGTAGGCTTGGTCAAAGAACGGATGCAGCTCCACTTGATTGAGGCTTGGCGCAACGCCCGTCTCCTTGATAATCCGCTTGTTATGCTCCGGCAGGAAATTGCAGACGCCGATGGAGCGGATATAGCCCCGTTTCTTGGCTTCGATCATCGCCTGCCAAGCCTCCACGTACCGGTCCGTCTTCGGATTCGGCCAATGGATCAAATAAAGATCATAATAGTCCAGTCCGGCGCGGTACAGGGACTCCTCAATGGTCACAAGCGCCTGATCATAAGCCTGGCGGCGGCCTGGCAGCTTGGAGCAGATCAGCAGGTCTTCGCGCGGAACGGAGCTGAGGCGAATCGCTTCGCCAAGCGCACCTTCATTTTCATAATTAAATGCGCTGTCCAGCAGCCGGTAGCCGGCATCAATCGCCCCGGCCATTGACTTTGCTCCGTCTCTGCCTTTTAGCGTATACGTGCCAAGGCCGATTTGGGGAATTTTCAAGCCGTCGTTGAGTACAATTTCAGGAATCGGGTTCATGTCCGTTGCCTCCTCATTCAGTGTGCTCCATTGATCTTAGTCTTCTACTACTCTTTACCTTATCACCATTTGATTGGCCTGGCAAAATGAGCAAACCGCGTTTACTTCAACCCTCTCATTTGATAAGCTAACAATTAAAAAAATTCCTTAAGAATGGAGATATATTCAAATGAGCGAATCTAACCAAACCCCATCCACCGGACCGCGTTTGGCCCCTCCATTTCGCGCCGATCAGGTCGGGAGCCTGCTGAGAACTGACCGAATCAAACAGGCCCGCCAGCAAAAGGCCGCAGGCAGCTTGTCTGCCGAACAGCTGCGCCTGATCGAGAACGAAGAAATTGCACGTATTGTAGAGAAGCAGAAAGAGGTAGGCTTGCAGGCCGTGACAGACGGCGAGTTCCGCCGCGCTTACTGGCATTTCGATTTTCTGGAGCATCTGGACGGCGTGACCGGCTATGAAGCGGAGAGCGGTATCCAGTTCCAGCAGACCCAAACCAAAGCCCATTCTATTCTGGTTAATGGCAAACTTGGCTTCTCCGCCCACCCGATGCTGGAGGATTACAAGTTCTTACACAGCATTGCCGGCAGCCACACAGCCAAGATGACGATTCCAAGCCCAAGCATGCTGCATTTCCGCGGCACGATTGATCCGAAGGTTTACGGGGATCAGGATGAGTTCTTCCATGACCTGGCCGCCGCCTATAAGCAGGCGCTACAAGCCTTCTATGACGCCGGCTGTCGTTATTTGCAGCTGGATGATACGGCCTGGGCGTACCTGTGCTCGGAGGAGCAGAAGGAACAGCTTCGCGCCCGCGGCCTCAATCCGGACGAGCTGTCTGCCCGTTACGCACAAACGATCAACGACGCCGTTAGCGGTCGTCCGGATGATCTCAAGATCACCATGCATATCTGCCGCGGCAACTTCCGCTCTACCTGGATTTCCTCAGGCGGTTATGAGCCGGTGGCCGAGACGCTGTTTGGCGGATTGAACATTGACGGATTTTTCCTCGAATATGACAGCGACCGGGCCGGCGGTTTCGAACCCCTGCGTTACGTGAACCGTCCGGATCTGTCGATCGTGCTTGGGCTGATTACCTCCAAATTTGGAGAACTGGAGCAAGCTGACGAGATCAAACGCCGGATCGAGGAAGCTTCCAGGATCGTAAGTCTGGATCAGCTGTGCCTCAGCCCGCAGTGCGGATTTGCCTCCACCGAAGAAGGCAACCTGCTGACCGAAGAGCAGCAGTGGGCCAAACTCCGCCATGTCGTGGAAATTGCCCGGGACGTGTGGAAGGGTTAATCAGCAGCCAAAGGCCAGACCAGCCGTCAGCCCGGATCGGGCAGACGGCTGGTTTTATTTTTCAGCGGAAATAGGCTCTTATGATCTCTCTCATAGAACCCCTTTGTTCATTAAATTGCCGGACCCGGTGGCCGTTCGCCCCTGACGGATGCGGGAAGCCCCATAGACATTGCTCCTCCCGGAGGATGCCCTTCTGTACCAGCACCCGGCAAATCCCTTCAACCGCTTTGCCCAGCGGAATGACGAGCACACGGCGAAAGCCGCCGCCGCAAGCGTCCAGGGAACCGAGTTCCCCTTGGATAGAATTTACGGCAAAGTCCCTGAGGAAATCGGACGACAGCAAATCCGGCCTGCTTCCCGTGTAATTATGGCCGCGGGCAAACACCGGATAACGCAGGACGGAGGTGGTATGCAGAAGCTGCTGACTCCCCTCAAACAACAGCTGAGCGGAAGACAAGCCGAGCGGCGCCGGCAGGTCTAGGGTATCCAGCATCCGGATGATATTGTTCCGCATGGGACCGGCAAAGCGAGCAGCCTCCTTAGCTTGCTGAAGAATGTCTTCATCCCTAAGCTCCGGCCCCTGATTCTGCTGCAAACAATCCCTCGCCGTTTCAAAAGCCAGCTTCATCTGGCTCCAACCGGGCGTTAAGCCTGCGATAAGAATCTGCGCGTACGGGTTAACGATTTCGTTGTGCGGCGCATAATACATGGATACAGGCCCTGATTCGGCCAGCAGAAAGCGCTCATGGAGCAGATCGGCTTTGGTAAGAGGCCGGGAAGGAAGCTGGCGAATATAAGGTTTGTATGCTGAAAAAGCTGCTGCGTACAACATGCTTTGCTTGTCCTATCTCCTTTCGATCGGGAACGCTGGGGACGCCCCTAAGCTATGTCACCTTCCCTGATTACAGTCTGCCAGAAGGGGAAGACCGCCGGGAAATAATTTCCTGGTAGAGTTAACGGTCCAATAACAAATAAAGCTTATACTACGTATACAGCACTACATTTCATTCAACAAGGAAAGGAACTTATAAGATGGGGATACACACCTACTTCCAATCGTTAACCGATTTAGAGCGAATCATCCGATGTCCCGGTAAATTCAAGTTTCAGGAGCACAGCGTTGCCGAGCATTCCTGGAAAGTCGTGCAATACGCCAAAACCTTGGCCGATATTGAAGAAAGTCACGGCGTCGCCGTGAACTGGAAGAAGCTGTATGAAATCACGAGCAGTCATGATTACGGGGAAATTTTTATCGGGGATATCAAAACCCCTGTGAAACACTACTCACTCGAGCTCCGCGCCATGCTGCAGCAGGTGGAGGAAGGTATGGTTGCGCATTTTATTGACGGGCATATTCCAGAGGAATTCAAACCGATCTTTCGCAGACAGCTGCGGGAAGGCAAAGACGATTCCGTAGAAGGCCGAATCCTGGAGGTTGCCGATAAACTCGACCAGATCTACGAAGCCTTCGCCGAGCTGCAAAAAGGAAACACGGAGAAAGAATTTGTATTTATGTACCGGAGCGCCCTGATCAAAATCAAAGGCATCCAGCTGCACTGCGTGGATTATTTTCTGGAACAGATTCTGCCTGACCTGGTCAGCGAAGGCTCACGATCCCCTATCGATATTGAGCAGATTACCAAAGACGCGTTGGCATCTTAACCTCCCCTTATGCCCCTCCTTTTAATCCCCCTCTTGATTCGCAAATCTATTTTATTTGAAAAGAAACAAAAAGCCAGCCTCGGACAGGCTGGCTTTCTATTGGAATGAGAACCGACCTTCACCTCCGAGTTCTCGCCCCTTGGATGGATGATTTCACGCCTTTCCAAACCCAGCTGTCCACTTCCGGCAGGTCGACGCCTTCTTCGCGGATATATTGATGATGTTTCTCTAACATCTGTTCCATTTCTTTCACGATAGCAGCATATTGTCCGGCTTCAGGCAGGCTCAATACCGCTTCCTTCACCAGATCAAAGCGGTCCATCTGGTTGAGCACACGCATATCGAAAGGAGTGGTGATATCGCCGTTTTCTCGGTAGCCGTGAACATGAAGATTATGATTATTGCGGTCAAAGAACAGGTCTTTGATGAGCCCTTCATAACCATGGAAAGCGAAGATCACCGGTTTATCGGCTGTAAAATAACGGTCGAACTCCTCATCGGACAATCCCCGCGGATCAAGCTTCCGGCTTCTCAGCTTAAGCAGATCAACCACGTTGATATAACGGATCTTCAGCTGCGGCAGCTTCTCGTGCAGCATGGAGATCGCCGCCAGGCTTTCAATGGTTGGCTCGGTGCCGGAGGACGCCATCACCAGGTCCGGCTCCCCACCTTGGTCCGTGCTGGCCCAATCGATGATTTTGAGGCCGTTATCCACCAGCTCCTGCGCTTCATCTGCCGAGAAGAACTGCGGACGCGGATGTTTGGACGACACGATCAGGTTGATCTTCTGACGGTCGTTAAGCACTTTATCGAACACAGCCAGCAAAGTGTTGGCGTCAGCCGGCAAATACTCGCGGATGAATTCCGGTTTCTTGTCGGCCAGGTGCCCGAGCAGGCCTGGATCCTGGTGCGTATAACCATTGTGGTCCTGCTGGAACACCGTCGAGGTCGCCACAATGTTAAGGGACGGAATATCGGCGCGCCAGCTTTGCTCCGTTGCTTTGCGCAGCCATTTGAAATGCTGCGTAATCATGGAGTCCACGACCCGCAGGAACGCTTCATAGCTGGCAAAAAATCCGTGGCGTCCGGTCAGCACGTATCCTTCCAGCAAGCCTTCCGCCTGATGTTCGGACAACTGGGAATCGATAACGCGGCCATAGGAAGCCATAAATTCGTCGTTCGGCTCCATGATTTTCTCCAGCCACTGGCGTTTTGTAGCTTCAAAGACAGGCGCCAAACGGTTGGACATCGTTTCATCCGGTCCGAAGATGCGGAAGTTTTTGCTCGTTTCGTTCAGCTCAATGACTTCTTTGAGGTATTTGCCCAGCACGGACATGTCCTGGGCGGTCTGTTTGCCGGGCTCGCTGTTGTCCAGCGCGTATTTGCGGAAGTCCGGTAGCTTCAGGTCTTTGATCTGCTTGCCGGCATTGGTCACCGGATTCATCGCCATCCGTCTGTCTCCTTTTGGCGCGAGCTCGGCGATTTCGGCGTGCAGACGGCCCTTTTCATCAAACAGCTCTTCCGGTCTATAGCTGTTCAGCCACTGCAGCAGGGCATCTGCATGCTCCATATGCTTCTGATCCACCGGGATCGGTACCTGGTGGGCACGGAAGGAGTTTTCATTCGGCACCTGATCCCACTCTTTAGGCCCGGTCCAGCCTTTAGGGGAACGGAATACCAGCATCGGCCAAGCCGGGCGGGCGGAGTCGTTATTTTCACGCGCATAGCTTTGAATAGCACCAATGCGTTCCACAATCGCATCCAACGTTTCCGCCATAGCAGGATGCATGTGCGCCGGATCGCTGCCTTCCACGAAATAAGGCTCCCAGCCGTAACCTTTGAAATAAGCGGTCAGCTCTTCTTTGCTCATCCGCGACAGCAGGGTCGGGTTGCTGATCTTAAAGCCGTTCAAATGCAAAATCGGCAGCACGGCACCGTCGGTGATCGGGTTAATGAAGCGGTTCGAGAACCAGGAAGCGGCAAGCGGACCGGTTTCGGCTTCACCGTCACCCACAACGACAGCCGCAATCAGGTCAGGATTATCCAGAATGGCCCCCGTACCGTGGGATAAAGAGTATCCAAGCTCTCCGCCTTCATGAATGGAACCCGGCGTTTCCGGCGCTGCATGAGAAGCGATCCCGCCCGGGAAGGAGAACTGCTTGAAGAGCTTCGTCATCCCCGGGATATCCTGCGTAATTTGAGGATAAATTTCCGTGTAGCTGCCGTCCAGATACGAATTGGACACCATAACCTGGCCGCCGTGGCCCGGTCCTTCAATGTAAAACATATTCAAGTCATATTTGTTGATCACCCGATTTAAATGAGCATAAATAAAGTTTTGGCCCGGAATCGTACCCCAGTGTCCAATCGGTTTCACTTTGATATCCTCGGCTTTAAGCGGTTCGCGGAGCAAAGGGTTGCTTTTCAAATAAAGCTGTCCCACCGAGATATAATTGGCCGCCCGCCAAAACGCATCCAATTTGTCCAGGTATTCTTGGGACGAATAATCAACTTTGGTATCGGTAACTAACATTTCACCCACTCCTTTATCTCTAATATTGTGAATAATTTCACTTGTAGTTACATCATAACAACCTTTTTGAGAAATGATACGGTCCAATTTTGTGAAAAAGTGAACATAGTATGAAATTTAGAACTCAGCCTCCGAAGGAAACAAAAAGAAGACCAGCATCCGCTGATCCTCAGTCTTCCCTACCGCTCCTGAACCGATACAAAGCTATTGAATTTCATGTACTGATAATGGAACCGCATATGGGAGAATTCGAAAGGCGTCCCGTTGTCCAGAAAAAAAATTCCCTCCATAACGCCGACCGGCTCATGCGGCTTTAAATGAAGCAGCTCCTGGTCGGCAGGCTCGGAGGGCTCGGCGAACACGGACAAAAACGATTTGGTGACCGCCAGATTGTGCGCTTCCTCCAAGTAATTAAAAATCGATCCCTCAATGATGGCCAGGTTCAGATTCTGCACGATCTTGATCGGAATGTAGCCTGTCTCAATCATAAACGGATCTTCCTCAAATAACCGGAGGCGGACGATTTTATACACGAAATCATGAGGCCCCAGGAACAAATCCCTCTGCAGTTCTTCCGTAGGAAGGATCACTTCAAAGCTGATCACCTTCACCTTCGGCTTCTGCCCGTGCATCTGGAAATTGTCGGTGACGCCCAGATTGGAGCCCTCGTAATTGAAGATCGATTCGTTCTTGATGTACAACGGATTAATAAAGGTGCCTGAACCCTGTTTCTTAAAAATAAGTCCGGCATGTTCCATTCGGGCAAGCGCCCGTTTCACGGAGCTCCGACTCACCCGGTAATGCTCGCTGAGACTCCGCTCATCCGGCAGACGCATGTCCGGGAACTGGCCTGCCAATATTTTTGATTTAAGATCATCCATAATTTGCTTGTACACAAACTGAGTCATGGCCTACTCCTTCTTCGTTTCGTCAGCTCTCGGCTTCACGGATGCGCGTTGGCCCGTCCAATGCAGCCTACTATACCATAATCGGCCAAGGGGGGGGGATATGCACTGTTAGGCTAACAATTGAGAATTTCTTAAGAATGGAGATCTCCTATCGTGGAAATTGCCTGGACCGGTGGCCGTTTGTTTTCGACGGATGCGCGAAGCCCCACAAACATTGCTCCTCCCGGAGGATTCCCTCCTGCACCAGCACTCTACAGATCCCTTCAACCGCTTTCCCTAGTTATTTTAGACTCACTTATGTAAAAGTCTTCATTAAAGGAAGTGAGATTTCCACCGTCGTTCCCTTCTTTTCTTCACTGAACAAAGAAATACAGCCTCCGTGGTTCTCAATCAACTTTTTACTGATCATAAACCCCAGACCGGTTCCTTTTTCTTTAGTTGTATAAAAAGGCTGCCCCAGATTCGCCAAGATATGCTTCGGAATTCCGGAGCCTTGATCGATGAAACGAATGATTATGTGGTTTCGCGCTATTCTACTCTGAATAAGGACCTTCCCTCCATGGGGCATCGCTTCAAAAGCATTTTTCAAAATGTTAATGAATACCTGTTTAATGTGATTTTCTTCACATTCTATCCAAATCTCTTTCTGCATCAATTCAGTTTCCATTACCACGTTATACATATTTGCCTGAGCGCTTAATAAAGTAACGACATCTTTAATAATAGACTTAATTTTCTTTCGCTCAAAGTGAGTGGCCTGAGGTTTGGCAAGCACTAAAAGTTCACTGAGGATGAGTTCAATCCGACCGATCTCCGCCGACATAATTTCATAGTACATCTTTTTTTCTGTACTGCCGGACTTAATTAATTGGAGAAAGCCCTTAATCGTAGTGACGGGGTTCCGTATTTCATGAGCAATGCCGGCCGCCAGCTCTCCTGCCACTGACAGTTTTTCACTTCTAATCATTAGCTGTTGAGCCTGTTTGCTTTCCGTCATATCCCGAAGAATCTCCGCTCTTCCGTTCACTTTATCATTTTCATCACGCAAGGAAAAACAGGATAACATTACATCGGTTTCCTGTCCCTGCTTTGTTTTTCTAACCGTCTCGTAGCCTTCAATACTATCACCCAACAGGGCAAAACTCCGGTTTCGGGCCACCTCGAATTTTCGATCCTCAGGGACAAACATCAACTGGTTGGTATCCATCCCTAAAATGTCACTTGCGCACCAACCAAATTTTTTCTCAAAAGCCTCATTTACTTTAAGGACTTTATTATCATTATCCAGGATCATGATCGCATCCAAATTCCGCATGATAAAAGAATCCAATTGGTGTTCTGTGGCTCTCAATTTTCTTTCCACGCTGTTGTTCTTCTGCTTGGCTGACCGGAGGGGGAGAACAACTTCCCCTTTTTTATACAGCGCTGACTTTAGCAATTCCTGGTCGGTCATTAAGTATTCATGTTGGGTCAATAAGGTATTCTGCAAGGAAGCCGAAATCAGGTTTCCATCATAGGCATAAACCGAGATGATTTGAGGTGAATTTATCGCCCAGTCTACTCTCTTTTCAAAGTTTTGAAGCTTCAGTATAATATCCGGATCATTCCATGAACATTCTACATGTGTCCATATTCTGATTGGCGTTTGCACATCAAAAAAAGGAGGCCCCTCTTTTCCAAAATTGTGAATAGACGTTTCCTCTTTACTGTCCTCGCATACACGGTAAAACTGATCATAATCAAAATGATAAACCCTCTCAAGCTGCTTTGAAGTTAACCTTTCTTGAAGTTTTTGTTGTATAGATTTATACCTTTCCTTGTTTTCGACTATCAGAAGATGATGTCCATGTTCAACGCCAGCTAGGACAAAATACACAGCGTTGTCAACATAATGGTCTACCTCATCATAGATATATAAGACATGTCCACGATGGGATATTTGCGTCATCCGGGTCAGCTGAACCATCTTTTCTTTCATAACTCACCTCATATTGTTAGAAATGAAGAATAAAAAGCAGCTTTACAGAAAGTGAAATAGGAAAATATACCTAAATCTACTTCTAGTTTAGCTGAATTGGAAGTATCGAACAAGGACTGTCGTTTTTTTTATATAAGATTAGAATTCTCATATCCACTTTAATGTAATAACTTCCTTTCCCAGTTAACGATCCAATAACAAATGAGGCTTATACTAGGTATACAGCGCGCTATTCATTCCAACATGAAAGGAACTCATAAGATGGGGATTCATACCTACTTCCAATCGTTAACCGATTTAGAGCGAATTATCCGATGCCCTGGTAAGTTCAAGTTTCAGGAGCACAGCGTGTCCGAGCATTCCTGGAAAGTCGTGCAATACGCCAAAACCTTGGCGGATATTGAAGAAAGCCACAGCGTCACCGTGGACTGAAAGAAGCTGTTCGAAATCACGAGCAGTCATGATTACGGGGAAATTTTTATCGACGATATCAAGACGCCTGTGAAGCATTACTCCCTCGAGCTCGCGCTATGCTGCAGCAGGTTGAGGAAGGCATGGTGGCTCATTTTATCGAGGAGCAT
Encoded proteins:
- a CDS encoding TFIIB-type zinc ribbon-containing protein, whose translation is MPVIEYKCPNCGSGMVFDSATGKLSCPSCGRQDNIEQLQDPLTQTVFTEEDQAQEYHCTSCGAVIITDADTSATTCSFCGSAVVLGDRLTGDLAPALVIPFSISKEEAMKAFKKWCKNGLLTPNGFMTADRVKSITGIYVPFWLYELHNNVEVQGHATRVRTYTRGDYQITETQHFEVYRRLKLNYKRVPVDASKKLNDELMDKLEPFPYGEMKDFKTPYLAGFIAEKYSFDDGELLPRAKGKIRGYIESAISSSVSGYTTVNYTNKNIDTSLKQSDYALLPVWMVYYDFNKQQHTFAMNGQTGKVVGKPPISKAKVTAWFAGVSCVSLVALKLLSLVMGGGFL
- a CDS encoding PspA/IM30 family protein, yielding MGILSRFRQVMKMNVNALLDKAADPEQEADAYMRSLSSDLGQLEAETAAVQADERRARQALDEAQAEIRKLQRYAEKSMEAGREEDALDFLKRKADREEKLIGLRAAYNQAAAQAEGMKRMKEKLLADLNRLEKRQAELKGKLAEAKFQQRLNESGGANSAFKALEEKADLALNAALALAELRGGAEEDDLDTLIAKLEQAEGVQDSRSPGSSDDDKPSSSNWETPVASPEEELAAIKEKLNRKE
- a CDS encoding aldo/keto reductase; translated protein: MNPIPEIVLNDGLKIPQIGLGTYTLKGRDGAKSMAGAIDAGYRLLDSAFNYENEGALGEAIRLSSVPREDLLICSKLPGRRQAYDQALVTIEESLYRAGLDYYDLYLIHWPNPKTDRYVEAWQAMIEAKKRGYIRSIGVCNFLPEHNKRIIKETGVAPSLNQVELHPFFDQAYQRQKDAEHGIVTESWSPLGRGHSILQDERIGAIAAAHGKTNTQVILRWHIQLGAVPIPKAGSLEHQVENLSIFDFELSKAEMDVISSFNREDGRLWGQDPAEYEEF
- a CDS encoding 5-methyltetrahydropteroyltriglutamate--homocysteine S-methyltransferase; protein product: MSESNQTPSTGPRLAPPFRADQVGSLLRTDRIKQARQQKAAGSLSAEQLRLIENEEIARIVEKQKEVGLQAVTDGEFRRAYWHFDFLEHLDGVTGYEAESGIQFQQTQTKAHSILVNGKLGFSAHPMLEDYKFLHSIAGSHTAKMTIPSPSMLHFRGTIDPKVYGDQDEFFHDLAAAYKQALQAFYDAGCRYLQLDDTAWAYLCSEEQKEQLRARGLNPDELSARYAQTINDAVSGRPDDLKITMHICRGNFRSTWISSGGYEPVAETLFGGLNIDGFFLEYDSDRAGGFEPLRYVNRPDLSIVLGLITSKFGELEQADEIKRRIEEASRIVSLDQLCLSPQCGFASTEEGNLLTEEQQWAKLRHVVEIARDVWKG
- a CDS encoding HD domain-containing protein, producing MGIHTYFQSLTDLERIIRCPGKFKFQEHSVAEHSWKVVQYAKTLADIEESHGVAVNWKKLYEITSSHDYGEIFIGDIKTPVKHYSLELRAMLQQVEEGMVAHFIDGHIPEEFKPIFRRQLREGKDDSVEGRILEVADKLDQIYEAFAELQKGNTEKEFVFMYRSALIKIKGIQLHCVDYFLEQILPDLVSEGSRSPIDIEQITKDALAS
- a CDS encoding phosphoketolase family protein — encoded protein: MLVTDTKVDYSSQEYLDKLDAFWRAANYISVGQLYLKSNPLLREPLKAEDIKVKPIGHWGTIPGQNFIYAHLNRVINKYDLNMFYIEGPGHGGQVMVSNSYLDGSYTEIYPQITQDIPGMTKLFKQFSFPGGIASHAAPETPGSIHEGGELGYSLSHGTGAILDNPDLIAAVVVGDGEAETGPLAASWFSNRFINPITDGAVLPILHLNGFKISNPTLLSRMSKEELTAYFKGYGWEPYFVEGSDPAHMHPAMAETLDAIVERIGAIQSYARENNDSARPAWPMLVFRSPKGWTGPKEWDQVPNENSFRAHQVPIPVDQKHMEHADALLQWLNSYRPEELFDEKGRLHAEIAELAPKGDRRMAMNPVTNAGKQIKDLKLPDFRKYALDNSEPGKQTAQDMSVLGKYLKEVIELNETSKNFRIFGPDETMSNRLAPVFEATKRQWLEKIMEPNDEFMASYGRVIDSQLSEHQAEGLLEGYVLTGRHGFFASYEAFLRVVDSMITQHFKWLRKATEQSWRADIPSLNIVATSTVFQQDHNGYTHQDPGLLGHLADKKPEFIREYLPADANTLLAVFDKVLNDRQKINLIVSSKHPRPQFFSADEAQELVDNGLKIIDWASTDQGGEPDLVMASSGTEPTIESLAAISMLHEKLPQLKIRYINVVDLLKLRSRKLDPRGLSDEEFDRYFTADKPVIFAFHGYEGLIKDLFFDRNNHNLHVHGYRENGDITTPFDMRVLNQMDRFDLVKEAVLSLPEAGQYAAIVKEMEQMLEKHHQYIREEGVDLPEVDSWVWKGVKSSIQGARTRR
- a CDS encoding GntR family transcriptional regulator; the encoded protein is MTQFVYKQIMDDLKSKILAGQFPDMRLPDERSLSEHYRVSRSSVKRALARMEHAGLIFKKQGSGTFINPLYIKNESIFNYEGSNLGVTDNFQMHGQKPKVKVISFEVILPTEELQRDLFLGPHDFVYKIVRLRLFEEDPFMIETGYIPIKIVQNLNLAIIEGSIFNYLEEAHNLAVTKSFLSVFAEPSEPADQELLHLKPHEPVGVMEGIFFLDNGTPFEFSHMRFHYQYMKFNSFVSVQER
- a CDS encoding ATP-binding protein; translated protein: MKEKMVQLTRMTQISHRGHVLYIYDEVDHYVDNAVYFVLAGVEHGHHLLIVENKERYKSIQQKLQERLTSKQLERVYHFDYDQFYRVCEDSKEETSIHNFGKEGPPFFDVQTPIRIWTHVECSWNDPDIILKLQNFEKRVDWAINSPQIISVYAYDGNLISASLQNTLLTQHEYLMTDQELLKSALYKKGEVVLPLRSAKQKNNSVERKLRATEHQLDSFIMRNLDAIMILDNDNKVLKVNEAFEKKFGWCASDILGMDTNQLMFVPEDRKFEVARNRSFALLGDSIEGYETVRKTKQGQETDVMLSCFSLRDENDKVNGRAEILRDMTESKQAQQLMIRSEKLSVAGELAAGIAHEIRNPVTTIKGFLQLIKSGSTEKKMYYEIMSAEIGRIELILSELLVLAKPQATHFERKKIKSIIKDVVTLLSAQANMYNVVMETELMQKEIWIECEENHIKQVFINILKNAFEAMPHGGKVLIQSRIARNHIIIRFIDQGSGIPKHILANLGQPFYTTKEKGTGLGFMISKKLIENHGGCISLFSEEKKGTTVEISLPLMKTFT